One Cucumis melo cultivar AY chromosome 8, USDA_Cmelo_AY_1.0, whole genome shotgun sequence genomic window, tttaatttgtacaGATTATAAATAAACCTCATCAGACTCCGACGAAAAGTTTAGTGGTACATCATACGATGTTTCTCTTTCATTAATctacaaacaaatataattaaatcatcaatagaaatcatataaaatatatacatCATATAGTATATACTTACCGTTTTAGATTGTTTTCATTTGTtgttttttgtcatttttgctTCCGGAGTTTTGAACACCACATCCGTTTAACAACAATCTGTGTACCTGTCGATTCTCTTaaatcttcttcatcatcttctaGATATATAGTTTGTAGTAGTTGATATTTCAtttgttcttcatttcttaCTTCCTCCTACTATAAATACACATATTATATTTGTGTTTAACTATTTctacaatttaaaatttaaattcagtaAATAAGAAATATACCTCTATATATTTGTCGATCACAATAGGATCATCCTTGtttgatttaatattttttttagcaTTGATCCTAAGCATCTTTTTCTTCTACGAaccatttttttcaatcttatcCTACATATTATCATACAATATAAACTACATATTATATGATACAATACAACCTTATCCTGCCTAATCACTTCATGTTTCctatttcatttgatttttaagaATATAAACATCAGGAAAAAAATATGGACAGCATGCATTACTTAATTTGTGGTTTACACAGAGAATTTGCACTTAAAATTGGTTGTTTAAACACTAAATCAACACTTCAATATATACAGACTTCAAACTAGAGGTTTAATCATTCAATATTGTACAACATGCATTACTTTTTAGATTTGTTTTACACAGAGTCTCTACACTTTAAGCTGATTTAAAAAGATAATGATGGCTAGAACCCTAATTTCTTCAAACATAGTGATGAAAGACTGTTAAATAAATAAACGttttgatctcatatataccccctttaatttcatataagaaaaaaaaactttcacCAAAAGGGTAGAATGTTTCTGAACAGGGATTGCCCAAACGTTGAATGTCTGGGGAAGAATGAGCTTTTGAAAACACTTATGAGTGGTTGAGGATGTATCTTTGTGCACGAAAGAGAGTTCCACATATACCCCTTTAATTTCGGATgagaacagaaaaaaaaaatactcaccAAAAGGGAAGAATGCTTCTAAACACAGTGATGGAATCGACTTGCCCGAACGTAGAATGTCTACGAAAAAACGAGCTTTTGGATCAAACGTTGACGATGTATCTCTGCGCACAAAGGAAAGTAGAATGGTTTCCGCCTTGCCCGTTATGCACTTTCCATATGTGTTTCAAATTTCCCCCTTCTTTACATATCAATTAcccatttattttttttaattcataaatTAATAAAGATTGATAGTTTAATAATTTGAATCTGACTTTTGTGTAAAAAATAAGTCCATTTAAGATTTTTATGTGATACATAGGCAAATTAGGCCCATTGTATAAATTCATATGTATTATTCGAGTTAAAACCCCTAAAAAAactaatcaaattttctttcttccttcactTGTGTGCTTGTGTTGCTTAAGTATAAAAAGAGAAACCTtactttttgaaaaatgaagcaTAGGCTCTTCCGATTTCCAACCATCTCAACAAATTTACTTGATTGAGtaaatttgaaaacataaaatagaaCGAGCCTAAATGTAGATACAAATATacctaaatattttaaataagaCACCAACAAAATAGTGTGAATATTGAACTAAATAACTCAAGATTAACAAATGTTCATTGAAAACTAAGAGTACATGTCAAAATCCACAAAATTAGTGTATACACACCAAACCAAACCGAAAATACTCATAGTAATAATGAGAAATAggttaaagagaaaaaaggtTAAACCACCATTTAAACACAAATCGATTAAAATTAACTTTAACTTCTACATtacataaaatgttaaaaagaGTTGGATGAAGCTTCTACGAACAAACAAAAGAAGATGATCTACTAGACATGGGTGTAGCCAAATACGTGGGCTTCATTTCCCCGGCCATAATAACCAAGATTTTCTCTTCAAAAACAGGGGAAGCTTGTTTCTGGGTGTCGTCGCCGCCGGCATCCAAGTCGGGTTCACGGTTGGTAGCATCGCCGCCATCTAGGTAACCGCAGAGTTTCCAGTAAGAGCAAGCGAGGAGTAGAAGGGCAAAAGCGATGAGTCCTAACATAGCGGCCAAGCCACCGAATAAGTAAGGAACAGGGAAATGCCTTGGGGAGAGCTGCTCATGTTGTAATTGTTGATGAAGGGCCGCCGGAGCGGCGGAGTGCGTTAAAAGGTTGAAGGGCTCTCGGGTAGCCGCCATTGTTAGAAAGGGGCTGAattgtatgtgtgtgtgtgtgtgtgtgtgtgtgtgtgtattgaAATCGTAGAGAAAGATGGTTGAAGATGGAGAGGGGGCGTGAAGCGTTatttatagagagagagagagagagagagagagagagagagtaaaaatgaattaattaaaataaatggtAAGAGGAGGGACCGAGGCGGCCTATGATTCATTGATATCTTAGAAAACAGTTAAGTTATGAAATATGCTactcaaaaaataaaaagggtTTATTTAAGGACATATGAGTTGGTGAGTGGATGAAAATACCTTTTTTTTCCGTTGCATAAACATTATTCTAATAAATGTTTCCTAATTTAATTGCAAGTATAATTGTATTTACTTATTTGCTTAACTCGAACATCTACATTACTTGTTAAACAAGTTGGATAAAACTTTCACTAACAAACAAATTATAGAACcttttgatgaagaaaaaacACAATTGAATAATCTCTTTGCAGGAGTAGCCAATTCAAGTACAACTCAATGAGAATATAACAATTACATGGTCCTAAACAAAATTACTTGTACTATGGAAACTCACTCTTTTTCTCCATAAAACAATGTACAAGTTTAAAACCAACAATATAGCACTAATTATGTTGttcattacaaaaaaaaaagtaataaataaCAAACAAAGATAGAAGAATTCACTATACAAGATCTCTAATGAACTAACCTATATGACTAAAAAACGTAAGGTTATTGATAAACATAAATTAATTTGACTATACCttctaataattatatatttgtattgtttgtatggagaaaattaaatataaggaAAGCAAGTGGAATGGCAAATGTTGGAGGTATTAGCATTTGTGTTTGCAGTTATTGACCTTATTTGAAACCTCTCTTcaatttttaccattttcaGACCCATAAATAATAATTTCCAACATTTTAATATAAGTGacaaactttattttttattgaaaaatatagAGGTCTCTCGTGAGAAAAAGCTCTATTTTATAACTCATCCAACTTCAATTATGGGTCTCATTTATATCACAGAGGTTTCAATTTGTCCAAAGAGAAATGTGAAGATCCAATGGCTCCAATTCGTTAGCAAAAAGTTTCATGAATAATGaagatattttatatatatataattatccaaGACTAATCCCTATCCACCTTTAATTTGAGAATTGTTCGGATAAAAGCTTATATAAgataaaagaagaaggaaaaaaaactgATCCTTTTCAGCCGAGTGATCTTGATTTTCCTTGAATTAGTCGGTGGCCATTCTCTCGTTGGTGGTGACTTCAATTGGGGAGGAGAGATTTGCTcccaaaatatatatttacaaaaaaaaatttgtaaaattgtaaatatttccATCTTCATTCTTAGGTTTCatgaaaataaatatagaaTTATACCTACAATAATGCACTTCAATTACAAAacaatttaaaagaaagaagagtaTTACTGAACAAAATTAATACTCGGACATGAGAGGTAGGGGTAGATACGGTTTGGTTCGGTCAGGCTGAAATTTTTTTACGAATTGTATACAAAACCAAACCACAACGATTGTGCGGCTCGAACCGAACCGCATCGGTTCGGTTAGATTTCGAAATTGgttattgtgttttttttttctctttccaaAATTATAGACACCTTATGTAGATGATAGTGCCAAGAACTCTGTGAAACATGGGAAAGGGAGAATTTTCAAATGAATCGTTATGCATTTCACCTGCACGATTATttctattgttattgtttatttaaatttcaaatttgttctCTAGAATCTACTTTATCGTTATTATcatctttgatttttttctctctctctcaagtTTTTTAACCCGCCTATTGTTGTGTGCAGCTGTGTATGTATCAAAGATACAGAGGAAGCAGAGGAATTAATTTACCTTAAATTGGATCTAGAAATTGGGTATAAAAACGTTTAATCCAGTTCTAaagaaatttcaaatttcagGAATACTATATCCAGCCCTAATTTCAGAAAAATCATTCAAATTGCAGTAATTTCGGTACTAACCTCCCGCCTGCGCTCCGTAGTCAGTCTCTGCTCTCGTACGCCTGCTGGAGTTGTTCCCATCTCCTCTTCAAATTCGTAAGATTGAAGTTTTATGAGAGATGCGTGGTGGTGGAGATCGAAGAGATGGATCTTACGCCTGCTGGATTTTGAATTGATGTTGGGAAGGACTAATATTGGGTAGTGTCTCGAACGCCGGCCGAGGTGGCGTTGGAGATGGAAGAGGTGGAAGTAGAGGAGACGAAAGAGGTCAGAGGAGATGGGAGAtggagaagagagaagagagatgCGAGATGCGAAAGATGGACGGAAGGGGATGGAAACGGCTgggttgaaagaaaaaaaagctaaCAATAATCCTAAACGAAccttatatatatgtttaataaataagattttatataactttatttatGCAAGAACGGTTAGGTTCGTTTCAGTTCTAAAATCAGTTTTcaatattgaaagattttgaaCTATTTGAGACCCCAACAAATTGCATATTTTGGTTTTGTACAAAATCAATTTGGTTGGGTTTTGTTTTGAGGTTATCTTCTTATTTTCCATCACCATCTATTTCATAAGGTAAATTATATATCCCAAATTATTACTAAATTCATTTCCTCCGTCATTACTTCCTAACTCTCTATATTTTTCGTTTTATAATCCTTTCATTTATAAGTACGGTCGTAATTATAATCAAACTATCTATCTTAAATTAAGGGTTTGAAAAATTGATCtacttgatttttcttttttgaaagaAACCAAAAACCAATAATTGCTTCCCAAGTGAACACGAGTAAAAGAATATAGAGTTTTgtagagataaaaaaaaacatacttataaattaaagaataataaaataaaaataaaagagttaGGAAATGAATATAGTAATAATTTGGAATATATATTTT contains:
- the LOC127150628 gene encoding protein GLUTAMINE DUMPER 3-like → MAATREPFNLLTHSAAPAALHQQLQHEQLSPRHFPVPYLFGGLAAMLGLIAFALLLLACSYWKLCGYLDGGDATNREPDLDAGGDDTQKQASPVFEEKILVIMAGEMKPTYLATPMSSRSSSFVCS